One genomic window of Indioceanicola profundi includes the following:
- a CDS encoding FxsA family protein, with protein MRLFLPILLLLPLIEIAGFVIVGGEIGVFSTLALILLTGMAGILLLRRQGFDTLRRAQARMNQGEPPVREVFDGICLALAGVLLIVPGFLTDIIGVLLFLPPVRSWAYGRAHIKVRTAADVRRGGGYEWRGDSQPRYRGPEVIEGEYREVRPADERGPEELPPPDNRWRPPQRD; from the coding sequence ATGCGTCTCTTCCTTCCCATCCTGCTTCTCCTTCCGCTGATCGAGATCGCGGGTTTCGTGATCGTCGGCGGGGAGATCGGGGTGTTCAGCACCTTGGCGCTGATCCTGCTGACCGGGATGGCAGGCATCCTGCTGTTGCGGCGTCAGGGCTTCGACACGCTGCGCCGGGCCCAGGCGCGCATGAACCAGGGCGAGCCGCCGGTGCGGGAGGTGTTCGACGGCATCTGCCTGGCGCTGGCCGGTGTTCTGCTGATCGTGCCGGGCTTCCTGACCGACATCATCGGCGTGCTGCTGTTCCTGCCGCCGGTGCGGAGCTGGGCCTATGGCCGGGCGCATATCAAGGTGCGGACCGCAGCGGATGTGCGCAGGGGCGGCGGCTACGAATGGCGCGGGGACAGCCAGCCCCGCTACCGCGGTCCCGAGGTGATCGAGGGCGAGTACCGGGAGGTCCGCCCCGCCGATGAGCGCGGCCCGGAGGAGTTGCCGCCCCCCGACAACCGCTGGCGTCCGCCGCAGCGGGACTAG
- a CDS encoding adenosine kinase, whose product MAAKFDVVGIGNAIVDVISQTTDEFLAQNGLVKSGMALIDTAQAEALYAKMGPGLEMSGGSAGNTMAGIAVLGGKGAFIGKVANDQLGGVYRHDIRAVGVTFDTPDLTDGTPTGRCLILVTPDGHRTMNTFLGACQQLTPDDIDDDTIRDSQVTYLEGYLWDPPPAKEAFLKAARIAHEAGRKVSLSLSDAFCVHRHHESFLDLVAGHVDILFANETEICALYGTDFDGALRAVRGHCETAVLTRSEKGAVVLSGDDIVAVPAEPVEKVVDTTGAGDLFAAGFLHGYTTGRDLATCARLGAISAAEIISHYGARAQVDLKTLAAKKLG is encoded by the coding sequence GATCGTCGACGTGATTTCGCAGACAACCGACGAGTTCCTGGCGCAGAACGGGCTGGTCAAGAGCGGCATGGCCCTGATCGATACCGCACAGGCCGAGGCGCTGTACGCCAAGATGGGACCGGGGCTGGAGATGTCCGGCGGGTCAGCCGGCAACACCATGGCCGGCATCGCCGTGCTGGGCGGCAAGGGCGCCTTCATCGGCAAGGTCGCCAACGACCAGCTGGGCGGGGTGTACCGGCACGACATCCGCGCGGTGGGCGTGACCTTCGACACGCCGGACCTGACGGACGGGACGCCCACGGGCCGTTGCCTGATCCTGGTGACGCCCGACGGGCACCGCACCATGAACACCTTCCTGGGCGCCTGCCAGCAGCTCACCCCCGACGACATCGACGACGACACCATCCGGGACAGCCAGGTCACCTATCTGGAAGGCTATCTCTGGGACCCGCCGCCGGCGAAAGAGGCGTTCCTGAAGGCCGCCCGGATCGCGCACGAGGCCGGCCGCAAGGTGTCGCTGTCCCTGTCCGACGCCTTCTGCGTCCACCGCCACCATGAAAGCTTCCTGGATCTGGTGGCCGGGCACGTCGACATCCTGTTCGCCAACGAGACCGAAATCTGCGCCCTGTACGGCACCGACTTCGACGGCGCGCTACGGGCCGTACGCGGCCATTGCGAGACCGCCGTGCTGACCCGCAGCGAGAAGGGCGCCGTCGTGCTGTCGGGGGACGACATCGTCGCCGTCCCGGCCGAGCCGGTGGAGAAGGTGGTGGATACGACAGGGGCAGGCGACCTGTTCGCCGCCGGTTTCCTGCACGGCTACACCACGGGCCGCGACCTTGCGACCTGCGCCCGTCTCGGCGCCATCTCCGCGGCGGAGATCATCAGCCACTACGGCGCCCGTGCGCAGGTGGATCTGAAGACGCTGGCGGCGAAGAAGCTGGGCTGA